In the genome of Lynx canadensis isolate LIC74 chromosome F1, mLynCan4.pri.v2, whole genome shotgun sequence, one region contains:
- the GOLT1A gene encoding vesicle transport protein GOT1A isoform X1: MISITEWQKIGVGTTGFGIFFILFGILLYFDSVLLAFGNLLFLTGLLLIIGLRKTFSFFFQRHKLKGTSFFLGGVAIVLLRWPLLGMFLETYGFLSLFKGFFPVVFGFLGNASDIPFLSALFRRLQGTSSMV, encoded by the exons ATGATCTCCATCACCGAATggcaga AAATTGGTGTGGGCACCACCGGCTTCGGAATCTTCTTCATCCTCTTTGGAATACTCCTGTACTTTGATTCGGTGCTCCTGGCCTTCGGAAAC CTTCTATTCCTGACTGGCCTCTTGCTCATCATCGGCCTGAGGAAgaccttttccttcttcttccagaGGCACAAGCTCAAAGGGACCAGCTTCTTCCTGGGGGGTGTGGCCATTGTGCTCCTGCGCTGGCCCCTCCTGGGCATGTTCCTGGAAACCTATGGATTCCTTAGCCTCTTCAA GGGCTTTTTTCCTGTCGTCTTTGGCTTCCTGGGCAATGCCTCTGACATCCCCTTCCTGAGTGCG